The Bacteroidales bacterium genome has a segment encoding these proteins:
- a CDS encoding radical SAM protein encodes MFRTKNYDIYKIFRVLSFSRLCNLIACRFSFFLSNVFRIPIVWNQPWAATIEPASICQLKCPECLVGTNKIKRENKFLDDKVYDKILKQINKKTFWLNLYFQGEPLLDVDIFNKISMAHKLKFYTVISTNAQLINEDFALKICQSKLDKIIISLDGITDAIYSNYRLGGDIKKVLNGISFIKKHKQKKATPIIEVQMLVFSFNENQKKDLKKKALELGADKVVFKSPQFYNADNAIKNMSSEKIFQRYSKQKNDEFNLKTKKRKNCFRLWSTIVVTTDGDITSCCYDKIPTHIMGNVAENDIRDIWKGSKFQMFRKNFLKGVKPEICSNCK; translated from the coding sequence ATGTTCCGAACAAAAAATTATGATATATATAAAATTTTTAGAGTATTGTCTTTCAGCCGGTTGTGTAATTTAATAGCATGTAGATTTTCATTTTTTCTTAGTAATGTTTTCAGAATTCCAATCGTATGGAATCAGCCGTGGGCTGCAACGATAGAGCCAGCCTCTATTTGCCAACTAAAATGTCCTGAATGCTTGGTAGGCACTAATAAAATAAAACGCGAAAACAAATTTTTAGACGACAAAGTTTATGATAAAATTTTAAAACAAATAAATAAAAAAACCTTCTGGCTTAACTTGTATTTTCAAGGAGAACCGCTGCTTGATGTAGATATTTTTAACAAAATTTCTATGGCTCATAAGCTAAAATTTTATACTGTTATTAGCACAAATGCACAACTTATAAACGAAGATTTTGCCTTAAAAATATGCCAATCTAAGCTAGATAAAATAATTATTTCGCTAGATGGAATTACTGATGCAATTTATTCTAATTACCGCTTAGGCGGCGACATTAAAAAAGTGCTAAACGGAATTTCTTTTATAAAAAAACACAAGCAAAAAAAAGCTACGCCAATAATTGAAGTTCAAATGTTAGTTTTTTCTTTTAATGAAAATCAAAAAAAAGATTTAAAGAAAAAAGCATTAGAGCTAGGAGCAGACAAAGTTGTGTTCAAATCTCCGCAATTTTATAATGCTGATAATGCAATAAAAAACATGTCTAGTGAAAAAATTTTTCAGCGTTATTCAAAGCAAAAAAATGATGAATTTAATTTGAAGACAAAAAAAAGAAAAAATTGTTTTCGCTTATGGAGCACTATTGTAGTTACAACTGACGGCGACATCACTTCATGCTGCTACGACAAAATACCTACGCATATTATGGGCAATGTTGCTGAAAATGATATTCGCGATATCTGGAAAGGAAGCAAATTCCAAATGTTTAGAAAGAATTTTTTAAAAGGCGTAAAACCTGAAATCTGCTCAAATTGCAAATAA
- a CDS encoding AI-2E family transporter, translating to MQWFKKWYVWLPFLLLIFILFYFFPNILVYLLISLVISLMGNPLMRFLDSIKIKKFRIPHSVSALISLTVVFAIILFSLLLLIPIIIDQAMYLSQVDITGIMQSMESQILNLETSLKDYGLLKDDESIEIILIEKSKEFLQSINIQGIASSMIGTIGNISIGVFSVIFLSYFFMRDDKLLFKGLKTFTPTESHDEIARILFYSKKMLSRYFIGLFLELVTVISIISLGMYIIGLKNAVLIGVIAGIFNIIPYLGPIIGGIIGCLIGLTTLTPEIFADQAGMLIIKMVIVFVSANLIDEFLLQPLIFSKSVKAHPIEIFIIILMAGTIAGPIGMILAIPTYTLLRIIAMEFFSNWDFVKNLTRNLNQELQKTKDKDNVPNKKL from the coding sequence ATGCAGTGGTTTAAAAAGTGGTATGTCTGGCTTCCTTTTTTACTCTTAATTTTTATACTATTTTATTTTTTTCCAAATATTTTAGTGTATCTATTAATTTCATTGGTTATATCCCTTATGGGAAACCCATTGATGCGTTTTCTTGATTCTATAAAAATTAAAAAATTCCGTATCCCGCATTCAGTAAGTGCTCTAATTTCGCTCACAGTCGTTTTTGCTATAATTTTATTTTCTCTTTTATTGCTAATTCCAATAATTATAGATCAAGCTATGTATTTGTCACAAGTTGACATAACTGGAATTATGCAAAGCATGGAAAGTCAAATTTTAAATCTTGAAACATCGCTAAAAGATTATGGATTGCTGAAAGACGATGAAAGCATAGAAATAATTTTAATTGAAAAATCAAAAGAATTTTTACAGTCAATTAATATTCAAGGTATTGCAAGTTCAATGATTGGAACAATTGGCAATATAAGTATTGGAGTGTTTTCTGTAATTTTTCTTTCTTATTTTTTCATGAGAGACGATAAACTTTTGTTTAAAGGCTTAAAAACTTTTACCCCAACAGAATCTCATGACGAAATAGCTCGCATTCTTTTCTACAGCAAAAAAATGTTGTCAAGATATTTTATCGGTTTGTTTTTAGAATTAGTAACCGTTATTTCAATTATTTCATTAGGCATGTATATTATTGGCTTGAAAAATGCGGTTCTAATTGGAGTTATTGCTGGCATATTTAACATAATTCCTTATTTAGGTCCTATTATTGGCGGCATTATTGGCTGTTTAATAGGACTTACAACATTAACACCTGAAATTTTTGCCGATCAAGCAGGAATGCTTATAATAAAAATGGTGATAGTTTTTGTTTCTGCCAATTTGATTGACGAGTTTTTATTACAACCATTAATTTTTTCAAAAAGCGTAAAAGCTCATCCTATTGAGATTTTTATTATAATTTTAATGGCTGGAACCATTGCTGGACCTATTGGTATGATTTTAGCCATTCCTACATACACACTATTACGCATAATAGCAATGGAGTTTTTCAGCAATTGGGATTTTGTTAAAAATTTAACTCGAAATCTAAATCAAGAATTACAAAAAACAAAAGATAAAGATAATGTTCCGAACAAAAAATTATGA
- a CDS encoding RNA-binding protein, whose amino-acid sequence MNIYVGNLNYKVNAERLKTVFLEYGEVESAIVITDKFTGRSKGFGFVTMVSDSDAQRAIDELNGKEFEGRQMVVNQARPKEESR is encoded by the coding sequence ATGAATATTTATGTAGGAAACTTGAATTACAAAGTTAATGCTGAACGTTTAAAGACTGTATTTTTAGAATACGGTGAAGTTGAATCAGCTATTGTTATTACAGACAAATTTACTGGAAGGAGTAAAGGTTTTGGATTTGTAACAATGGTAAGTGATTCAGATGCTCAAAGAGCTATTGATGAATTAAACGGAAAAGAATTTGAAGGTCGTCAAATGGTTGTTAACCAAGCTAGACCAAAAGAAGAAAGTCGTTAA
- the mfd gene encoding transcription-repair coupling factor: MKLNDKIRLLTTAFAESENYISFSNKIADNSKDSVFIDGLAGSSLSLLIALTAAKTDKSHIVVASGKEEAMSIYDDLEMILDEKNINSSEKSVLFFPVGYSKEYAPTELDAKHILFRAEVLKAIAQKRNLCVVTWTEALCTMVPNTDFLENNSFTINCNEKIDISFIEEVLASYGFNQVDFVCEPGEFALRGCICDVYSFSDENPFRIVFSGDMVESIRSFEPATQLTLVNMTHTQILPDMSQVDDAENLVSVFDILNENTCFWINDASANQRFIEETTRLMQGDYINKILKDYKFSDYIDKFKRVYSFLPNKADNVEKVNFHFTPQQSINKKFDWFVEDIFNQISKGWSINILAENDKQIERLYAIFKDIEENKKINITKKINIIKFSLDMGFADNISKTAFYVDHQLFNRYKRSSLYDRFRRPERISINELVNMQPGDYIVHITHGIGRYAGLEKIEINGQTQEAIRLVYKDNNEILVSIHALHRVSKYIGKDGTPPVLDKIGGSSWITRKNKAKKKVKDIARELVKLYAKRRASKGFAFSPDTYLQHELEASFIYEDTPDQITATESIKSDMEADFPMDRLVCGDVGFGKTELAVRAAFKAVADSKQVAVLVPTTILAFQHYRTFTERLESLPANVEYLNRFRSNKEQKDVLKKVSEGNVDILIGTHRILSKDVDFKDLGLLIIDEEQKFGVAAKEKLRKFCENIDTLTMTATPIPRTLQFSLMGARDMSILRTPPSNRYPVQTEVMTFDPEIIEKAIRYEIDRGGQVYFVHNRIQNIQDVANIVTKLVPDARIVVGHGQMEGNALEKIMLDFISGEIDVFVSTTIVESGLDVPNANTIIINDAQNFGLSDLHQLRGRVGRSNKKAFCYLFTPPEMILSEESRKRLRAISEFSDLGSGFQIAMRDLDIRGAGNILGAEQSGFISEIGFEMYQKILDEALDELKYDESENEGVEKQDDTDKKYVRDVMIETDSSILIPDNYVPSVSERLLLYKELNEIETEEELEKFKFMLNDRFGNIPAQTLELFDIVRLRWLARQMGIEKLILKKDLLTLYFIAKKESPFYNSKTFQHVIDYTIKNPRKCILKEQNNRLFMKIDGILSVSDSISLLKSILEAD, translated from the coding sequence ATGAAGTTGAATGACAAAATACGACTGTTAACAACTGCATTTGCTGAAAGTGAAAATTACATTAGTTTTAGTAATAAAATAGCGGACAATTCTAAAGACTCAGTTTTTATAGATGGTTTGGCTGGATCCTCATTGTCTTTGCTAATTGCTTTAACGGCAGCTAAGACAGATAAAAGTCATATAGTTGTTGCTTCAGGCAAGGAAGAAGCAATGTCTATATACGACGATTTAGAAATGATTTTAGATGAAAAAAACATTAATTCATCTGAAAAATCTGTGCTGTTTTTTCCTGTTGGATATAGTAAAGAATACGCACCAACAGAGCTTGATGCCAAGCATATATTATTTAGAGCGGAAGTGCTGAAGGCAATAGCTCAAAAAAGAAATCTATGTGTTGTAACATGGACTGAAGCTTTATGTACAATGGTTCCCAACACAGATTTCTTAGAAAACAACTCTTTCACAATCAATTGTAATGAGAAAATAGACATTTCTTTTATCGAAGAAGTGTTAGCTAGCTATGGATTTAATCAAGTTGACTTTGTTTGTGAGCCGGGAGAATTTGCTCTCAGGGGCTGCATTTGCGATGTTTATTCTTTTTCAGATGAAAATCCTTTTCGCATTGTTTTTTCAGGTGATATGGTCGAAAGCATTAGGTCTTTTGAGCCTGCAACACAATTAACCCTTGTAAATATGACTCATACTCAGATATTGCCAGATATGAGCCAAGTAGATGATGCTGAAAATTTAGTTTCTGTTTTTGATATTTTAAATGAAAATACTTGCTTTTGGATTAATGATGCTTCTGCAAATCAAAGGTTTATTGAGGAAACCACAAGGTTAATGCAAGGAGATTATATAAATAAAATTCTAAAGGATTATAAATTTTCAGACTATATTGATAAATTTAAAAGAGTTTATTCTTTTTTGCCCAACAAAGCTGATAATGTTGAAAAAGTCAACTTCCATTTTACTCCGCAGCAGTCTATAAATAAAAAATTCGATTGGTTTGTAGAAGATATTTTTAATCAAATTTCAAAAGGCTGGAGCATTAATATTCTAGCTGAAAACGATAAGCAAATAGAGCGTTTATACGCTATTTTTAAAGATATTGAGGAAAATAAAAAGATAAATATTACTAAAAAGATAAATATTATAAAATTTTCCTTAGACATGGGTTTTGCTGATAATATAAGCAAAACAGCTTTTTATGTTGACCATCAGTTGTTTAATAGATATAAAAGAAGCAGTTTGTATGATAGATTTAGGCGTCCAGAGAGAATATCTATTAATGAGCTTGTGAATATGCAGCCCGGCGATTATATTGTGCATATCACTCACGGAATTGGTCGCTATGCGGGATTGGAGAAAATAGAAATTAATGGACAAACTCAAGAAGCTATCAGGCTTGTATATAAAGATAACAACGAGATTCTTGTAAGCATTCATGCTCTGCATAGGGTTTCAAAATATATTGGAAAAGATGGCACTCCTCCTGTTCTTGATAAAATAGGTGGCTCATCTTGGATAACTAGGAAGAATAAAGCAAAGAAAAAGGTAAAAGATATTGCACGAGAATTGGTTAAATTATATGCAAAAAGGAGAGCGTCAAAGGGTTTTGCTTTTTCTCCGGATACATATTTGCAACATGAATTAGAGGCATCTTTTATTTATGAAGATACGCCAGACCAAATAACAGCAACAGAAAGCATAAAAAGCGATATGGAAGCAGATTTTCCTATGGATAGGTTAGTTTGCGGCGATGTGGGCTTTGGGAAGACAGAATTAGCTGTGAGAGCGGCTTTTAAAGCTGTTGCAGATAGTAAACAAGTTGCTGTTTTAGTTCCAACTACTATTTTGGCATTTCAACATTATAGAACTTTTACAGAAAGGCTTGAATCTTTGCCAGCTAATGTGGAATACTTAAACAGATTTCGTAGCAATAAAGAACAAAAAGATGTTTTAAAAAAGGTAAGCGAAGGTAATGTTGATATTTTAATTGGAACGCATAGAATTTTGAGCAAAGATGTGGATTTTAAAGACTTAGGGCTACTTATTATTGATGAAGAGCAAAAGTTTGGTGTTGCTGCAAAAGAAAAATTGAGAAAATTTTGCGAAAATATAGATACTTTAACCATGACAGCAACTCCTATTCCGCGAACATTGCAGTTTTCGCTAATGGGAGCTAGGGATATGAGCATATTGAGAACTCCTCCGTCAAATAGATACCCAGTGCAAACAGAGGTAATGACTTTCGACCCTGAAATTATTGAAAAAGCAATTCGCTATGAAATTGACAGAGGAGGGCAGGTTTATTTTGTGCATAATCGCATTCAAAACATTCAAGATGTTGCAAATATTGTTACCAAACTTGTTCCTGATGCTAGAATAGTAGTTGGTCATGGGCAAATGGAAGGAAATGCTCTAGAAAAAATAATGTTGGATTTTATTTCTGGAGAAATAGATGTGTTTGTTTCTACAACTATTGTTGAGTCAGGTTTAGACGTTCCTAATGCTAATACAATAATTATAAATGATGCACAAAATTTTGGTTTAAGCGATTTGCATCAGTTGAGAGGGCGGGTTGGACGTTCAAATAAAAAAGCATTTTGTTATTTATTTACGCCTCCTGAAATGATTTTATCAGAAGAGTCTCGAAAACGGCTTAGAGCTATTTCTGAATTTTCTGATTTAGGCTCTGGTTTTCAAATAGCTATGCGAGACCTTGATATTCGTGGAGCAGGGAACATACTTGGGGCAGAGCAAAGTGGCTTTATTTCAGAAATCGGCTTTGAAATGTATCAGAAAATCCTTGATGAGGCTCTTGATGAATTGAAATATGATGAAAGTGAAAACGAAGGTGTTGAAAAGCAGGATGATACTGACAAAAAATATGTTAGAGACGTGATGATTGAAACAGATAGCAGTATTTTAATTCCAGATAATTATGTTCCATCTGTTTCTGAGCGACTTCTGTTATATAAAGAACTAAATGAAATTGAAACGGAAGAGGAATTGGAAAAGTTTAAGTTTATGCTCAATGACCGTTTTGGAAATATACCTGCTCAAACATTGGAATTATTTGATATTGTTCGATTGAGATGGCTTGCAAGGCAAATGGGCATTGAAAAATTGATTTTAAAGAAAGACTTGCTCACATTGTATTTTATTGCGAAAAAAGAATCTCCTTTTTATAATTCGAAAACTTTTCAGCATGTAATTGATTACACAATAAAAAATCCGCGTAAATGTATTTTAAAGGAGCAAAACAATCGTTTATTTATGAAAATAGATGGGATACTGTCTGTATCTGACTCTATTTCTCTTTTAAAATCAATTCTTGAAGCCGATTAA